In Hemitrygon akajei chromosome 9, sHemAka1.3, whole genome shotgun sequence, the following are encoded in one genomic region:
- the ufd1l gene encoding ubiquitin recognition factor in ER-associated degradation protein 1, whose amino-acid sequence MFAFNMFDQAIPQAFRNRFSTQYRCYSVSMFAGSDRSDVEKGGKIIMPPSALDQLSRLNITYPMLFKLTNRKTDRITHCGVLEFVAEEGICYLPHWMMQNLLLEEGGLVQVESVNLMVATYSKFQPQAPDFLDITNPKAVLENALRNFACLTTGDVIAINYNEKIYELRVMETKPDKAVSIIECDMNVDFDAPLGYKEPERHYQPEDTSDLEADHTAFVPIDLGFRPFTGAGNRLDGKKKGVDPSPAQINPEDIKRGIPNYEFKIGKITFIRNSRPQPKQVEEDSGTSRFIAFSGEGQSLRKKGRKP is encoded by the exons ATG TTTGCCTTCAATATGTTCGACCAAGCAATTCCTCAAGCATTTCGGAATCGTTTCTCAACGCAGTACCGCTGCTACTCTGTCTCGATGTTTGCAGGCAGTGATCGATCGGATGTAGAGAAGGGAGGAAAAA TAATAATGCCGCCGTCTGCCTTGGATCAACTGA GTCGACTGAACATCACATACCCAATGCTCTTTAAACTTACCAATAGGAAAACTGACCGAATTACACATTGTGGTGTTTTGGAATTTGTGGCTGAGGAAGGAATCTGTTACCTGCCTCACTGG ATGATGCAGAACCTGCTTCTGGAGGAAGGGGGCCTGGTCCAGGTAGAGAGTGTGAACCTCATGGTTGCCACTTATTCCAAATTTCAACCGCAGGCTCCAGATTTCCTGGATATCACCAATCCCAAAGCTGT ATTAGAAAATGCCCTGAGGAACTTCGCCTGCTTGACCACTGGTGACGTCATTGCCATCAACTACAATGAGAAG ATCTATGAGCTCCGGGTCATGGAAACTAAACCAGACAAAGCTGTTTCCATCATCGAGTGCGACATGAAC GTGGATTTTGATGCCCCATTGGGTTACAAGGAGCCTGAAAGGCATTACCAGCCTGAAGACACCTCG GATCTTGAAGCTGATCACACTGCCTTTGTGCCCATTGACTTGGGGTTCCGG CCATTCACTGGTGCTGGCAACCGACTAGATGGAAAAAAGAAAGGAGTTGATCCCAGTCCAGCACAAATCAACCCTGAAGATATTAAAAG AGGAATTCCAAACTATGAGTTCAAAATAGGAAAAATTACTTTCATCCGGAATTCACGGCCACAGCCAAAGCAAGTAGAAGAG GACTCTGGGACTAGCAGGTTCATTGCGTTCTCTGGAGAAGGACAGTCTTTGCGCAAGAAAGGAAGGAAGCCTTAA